A section of the Candidatus Omnitrophota bacterium genome encodes:
- the truA gene encoding tRNA pseudouridine(38-40) synthase TruA, which produces MRNIKLTIAYDGTAYKGWQVQKNGRTVQGELQKAVKKVFGAGHCVHGAGRTDAGVHAIAQVANFKTSGKIHVENIKAALNALLPVDIAVKDAEEVPAGFHSRFTPSRKYYRYDILNQQDRDPFCEKYSWRVPYKLNTSLMKREASCLQGRHDFKSFQASDKRQRSSVRRIFNIRVTSRKPHLSVDIEGEGFLYNMVRNIVGTLVDIGRGYLPPGSMKKILKAKKRSEAGPTAPAKGLFLVKIVYD; this is translated from the coding sequence ATGCGTAACATAAAACTCACTATCGCATACGATGGTACCGCCTATAAAGGATGGCAGGTCCAGAAGAACGGCAGGACCGTCCAGGGGGAACTTCAGAAGGCCGTTAAGAAGGTCTTCGGCGCGGGCCATTGCGTCCACGGCGCCGGCAGGACCGATGCCGGAGTCCACGCCATAGCCCAGGTGGCCAATTTCAAAACATCCGGCAAAATACACGTTGAGAACATCAAAGCCGCGCTTAACGCGCTGCTGCCAGTAGACATCGCGGTAAAAGATGCCGAAGAAGTGCCGGCGGGTTTCCATTCCAGGTTCACTCCCAGCAGAAAATATTACAGGTATGATATACTTAACCAGCAGGACCGCGATCCCTTTTGCGAGAAGTATTCCTGGAGAGTTCCTTATAAGCTGAATACCTCTCTTATGAAGAGGGAGGCTTCCTGTCTGCAGGGCAGGCATGATTTCAAGTCCTTTCAGGCGAGCGATAAAAGACAGAGGTCCTCTGTCCGCAGGATCTTCAATATCAGAGTCACTTCCAGGAAGCCTCACCTCAGCGTGGATATCGAAGGGGAAGGTTTTCTCTATAACATGGTTCGCAACATTGTAGGCACCCTTGTTGATATAGGCAGGGGATACCTCCCGCCAGGAAGCATGAAAAAGATACTAAAGGCAAAAAAAAGGAGTGAAGCCGGACCCACGGCTCCCGCGAAAGGTCTGTTCCTGGTCAAGATCGTCTACGACTGA
- a CDS encoding N-acetyl-gamma-glutamyl-phosphate reductase, with the protein MVKAAVVGSTGYSGQELVDVLLKHPEAEITCLTARFDKKTEYGDVYPRFKGRTDLYCDMLEVDEVSSKSDIIFLALPHRVSMDYAPKFLEKGRKVIDLSADYRLPAEVYQKWYQKEHADKDNIAKAVYGLPEINRKQIKDARLVANPGCYPTGIILALLPVIKDVLKKGSRVVIDSKSGTTGAGRKADLALSFSEVDENFKCYKANEHQHMPEIENTLSGYAGGQVEVSFVPHLLPVKRGILSTIYIEHEGLPPEKDIRKMYSEYFQDEPFVRIKAPGEMPELSDVAHTNYCDIGIKVVKGMLIIVSAIDNLLKGASGQAVQNMNIMSGLDEKAGLI; encoded by the coding sequence ATGGTAAAGGCAGCAGTAGTGGGTTCGACCGGGTATTCGGGGCAGGAGCTTGTGGATGTTCTTCTGAAGCATCCCGAAGCCGAAATAACCTGCCTTACGGCCCGGTTCGACAAAAAAACGGAATATGGGGATGTATACCCGCGCTTCAAAGGGAGGACGGACCTTTATTGTGATATGCTTGAGGTGGATGAGGTTTCTTCCAAAAGCGATATAATATTCCTTGCGTTACCGCACAGGGTGAGCATGGATTACGCCCCGAAGTTCCTGGAAAAGGGCAGGAAGGTGATAGATCTAAGCGCCGATTACAGGTTGCCCGCTGAGGTTTACCAGAAATGGTACCAAAAGGAACATGCGGATAAAGACAATATCGCAAAAGCGGTATACGGCCTGCCTGAGATAAACCGAAAGCAGATCAAGGACGCCCGACTTGTAGCAAATCCCGGATGCTACCCTACAGGCATAATCCTGGCTCTGCTGCCGGTCATCAAAGATGTACTGAAGAAAGGTTCACGGGTGGTCATAGATTCCAAGAGCGGTACTACAGGAGCGGGCCGCAAGGCGGACCTGGCCCTCTCCTTCAGCGAGGTGGACGAGAATTTCAAATGCTATAAAGCCAACGAACATCAGCATATGCCGGAAATCGAGAACACTCTTTCCGGATATGCCGGAGGACAGGTTGAAGTGAGTTTCGTCCCGCACCTGCTTCCCGTAAAAAGGGGGATACTTTCGACCATATATATTGAACACGAAGGGCTTCCACCTGAAAAGGATATTCGTAAGATGTACAGTGAATATTTCCAGGATGAGCCTTTTGTGCGCATAAAAGCTCCCGGGGAAATGCCTGAATTAAGCGATGTCGCCCATACAAATTATTGTGATATCGGCATAAAAGTGGTAAAAGGGATGCTGATAATCGTCTCGGCCATAGATAACCTCCTTAAGGGGGCAAGCGGCCAGGCGGTGCAGAACATGAACATAATGTCCGGTCTTGACGAGAAGGCGGGATTAATCTAA
- a CDS encoding 3-isopropylmalate dehydrogenase, with protein sequence MHRIAVIAGDGTGPEVIREGRKVLDKVCEKLGIGMEFTDFDFGGERYLKTGELLSDEDVELLKGFDAIYLGAIGHPDVKPGVLERGILLNLRFALDEYINLRPVKLYPEVYTPIKGKGPEDIDFVVVRENTEGLYTGTGGILKKDMPEEVAIQTSINTRKGVERCLRFAFEYARKRDKGRKVTFCGKTNVLTYAFDLWERAFNSMAGEYPDVKTDYVHVDAMALYMIECPERYDVIVTDNMFGDIITDLAAVIQGGLGIASGGNINPEGISMFEPIGGTAPDFTGKNQINPLAAIGAAGMMLEMLGEEEAAVAVEKAIARVTPRMKSMRAAEMGFSTSQIGDMAAESI encoded by the coding sequence ATGCACAGAATAGCTGTAATTGCCGGTGACGGTACCGGACCCGAGGTCATCCGTGAAGGCCGCAAGGTGCTTGACAAGGTCTGCGAAAAATTAGGTATCGGAATGGAATTCACCGATTTCGATTTCGGTGGCGAAAGATATCTTAAGACCGGGGAGCTTCTTTCGGATGAAGATGTGGAACTCCTGAAGGGGTTTGACGCTATATACCTGGGGGCCATAGGTCACCCGGATGTCAAGCCCGGCGTACTTGAAAGAGGGATACTGCTTAACCTGCGGTTCGCTCTTGACGAGTATATCAACCTCAGGCCGGTCAAGTTATATCCTGAAGTATATACCCCCATAAAGGGCAAGGGACCGGAAGACATAGATTTCGTAGTGGTCAGGGAGAATACCGAGGGGCTATATACCGGAACGGGCGGTATACTGAAAAAGGACATGCCCGAAGAAGTCGCCATACAGACCTCGATAAACACGCGTAAGGGCGTGGAGAGGTGCCTGAGATTCGCTTTTGAATATGCCCGTAAGCGGGATAAAGGCAGAAAGGTCACTTTTTGCGGTAAGACGAACGTTCTGACCTACGCTTTTGATCTCTGGGAAAGAGCATTTAATTCAATGGCCGGGGAATATCCGGATGTAAAGACAGATTATGTTCATGTGGACGCCATGGCGCTCTACATGATCGAGTGCCCGGAAAGGTATGACGTTATTGTCACCGATAACATGTTCGGTGATATAATAACCGACCTTGCCGCGGTAATACAGGGAGGGCTTGGCATAGCCTCCGGGGGCAACATAAACCCCGAAGGCATCTCCATGTTCGAGCCGATAGGCGGAACAGCACCGGACTTCACCGGGAAGAACCAGATCAATCCTCTTGCCGCCATAGGCGCGGCGGGAATGATGCTGGAGATGCTGGGCGAAGAAGAAGCGGCTGTTGCCGTTGAGAAGGCTATAGCGCGCGTTACGCCAAGGATGAAGAGCATGCGTGCCGCTGAGATGGGTTTTTCGACCAGCCAGATAGGAGATATGGCAGCTGAATCAATATGA
- the rplM gene encoding 50S ribosomal protein L13: MKTKMIKDQDTVHDWYIVDLEDKILGRASSGIAMLLMGKNRPDFTPHVDNGAGVIAINCDKVKVTGKKPDQKLYKRFSGYPGGQKTISYKEMQDKDPKHIIRHSVKGMLPKNKLGARMLKRLKLYVGTEHPHAAQQPKEIKL; encoded by the coding sequence ATGAAGACCAAAATGATCAAAGACCAGGATACCGTGCACGATTGGTATATCGTAGACCTGGAGGATAAAATACTGGGAAGGGCTTCCAGCGGAATAGCAATGCTGCTTATGGGAAAGAACCGTCCTGATTTCACTCCGCACGTGGATAACGGCGCGGGAGTGATCGCAATAAATTGCGATAAGGTAAAAGTTACCGGTAAAAAACCCGACCAGAAGCTATACAAGAGATTCTCAGGTTATCCCGGTGGGCAGAAAACGATTTCATACAAGGAGATGCAGGATAAAGATCCCAAACATATCATCAGGCACTCGGTAAAGGGCATGTTGCCCAAGAACAAGTTAGGCGCACGTATGTTGAAAAGGCTGAAATTGTACGTGGGGACCGAACACCCCCATGCTGCGCAGCAGCCTAAAGAGATCAAGTTATAA
- the argB gene encoding acetylglutamate kinase — protein sequence MEEAIKKSEVLIEALPYIKKFFNKVVVIKFGGSSLHDAPTRNMVLQDMVFMRYAGMKPVLVHGGGPNITKGLKEANIETRFVDGLRVTCERSMGVVDSVLMEVNAELVNEINELGGEAFGLSGKENNMIQAVKREGPDLGFVGSVKSIDTTILNRLIDTNIIPVICPVGKGKDGKLYNINADEAASNLAIALDAEKFVVLTNVRGVMKQENDPGTLFHSLTLETAEHLIETKVIKAGMVPKARACLHALKGDVRKSHIVNAKLSHALLLEIFTDKGIGTEIVHG from the coding sequence ATGGAAGAAGCCATTAAAAAAAGCGAAGTTCTTATAGAAGCACTTCCTTATATCAAGAAGTTCTTCAATAAGGTGGTCGTGATCAAGTTCGGGGGCAGCTCATTGCATGATGCGCCCACAAGGAACATGGTCCTTCAGGATATGGTCTTCATGCGTTATGCCGGCATGAAACCCGTACTCGTCCATGGCGGGGGGCCTAATATAACCAAGGGCCTTAAAGAGGCCAATATCGAGACCCGGTTCGTTGACGGACTGCGCGTTACCTGTGAGAGATCGATGGGCGTAGTCGATTCGGTTCTGATGGAAGTCAACGCAGAACTGGTTAACGAGATAAACGAACTGGGCGGGGAGGCTTTCGGTCTCAGCGGCAAAGAGAATAACATGATACAGGCCGTTAAAAGGGAAGGGCCTGACCTGGGGTTCGTCGGAAGCGTGAAGTCTATAGATACGACCATACTTAACCGGCTTATCGATACCAACATCATTCCTGTGATATGCCCGGTAGGCAAAGGCAAGGACGGAAAGCTTTACAACATCAACGCGGATGAGGCGGCCAGTAACCTTGCTATCGCGCTGGACGCGGAAAAATTCGTCGTTCTTACCAATGTCCGCGGCGTTATGAAGCAGGAGAACGATCCCGGGACACTCTTTCATTCGCTGACGCTTGAGACGGCGGAACACCTTATAGAGACCAAGGTCATAAAGGCCGGGATGGTGCCCAAGGCCAGGGCGTGCCTGCATGCTCTGAAGGGGGACGTACGCAAATCACATATAGTCAACGCCAAGCTATCGCATGCGCTTCTATTGGAGATATTCACCGATAAGGGTATTGGTACCGAGATTGTACACGGATAA
- a CDS encoding aspartate-semialdehyde dehydrogenase, whose translation MLNKKDRYNVAVMGATGAVGGQFLSILEQRDFPIDELRLLASERSKGKKLKFKTREIPVQVLSEDSFKGIDIVLASAGASRSKQYLKYAVEAGAVCIDNSSAFRMDEEVPLVVPEVNPHAARNHKGIIANPNCSTIQMVLPLCAINRLSPIKRVVASTYQSVSGAGQKNILEMEKQVMRLSEKESHYGIGQHTVSPDMVKNFSHQIAYNIIPHIDVFLDNSYTKEEMKMVHETRKIMEVPNLPLTATCVRVPVYFAHSESVNVQTEKKITRQEAIECIKGFPGISVVDDPQNEKYPMPIDVEGKDDVFVGRIREDESIDNGLNMWIVADNLRKGAALNTIQIAELLIRG comes from the coding sequence ATGCTTAATAAGAAAGATAGATATAATGTTGCCGTTATGGGCGCCACCGGAGCCGTGGGCGGGCAGTTCCTTTCGATACTCGAACAGAGGGATTTTCCCATCGATGAATTACGTCTTTTGGCAAGCGAAAGGTCCAAAGGCAAAAAGCTGAAATTCAAAACCCGAGAGATCCCCGTACAGGTCCTCAGCGAGGATTCCTTCAAGGGGATCGATATAGTACTGGCCTCCGCGGGGGCTTCCAGGAGCAAACAGTACCTGAAATACGCTGTTGAAGCGGGTGCTGTGTGTATTGACAATTCAAGCGCTTTCAGGATGGATGAGGAGGTTCCTCTTGTGGTGCCTGAGGTCAACCCCCATGCCGCCAGGAATCATAAAGGGATAATCGCCAATCCCAACTGCTCCACCATACAGATGGTGCTGCCCTTATGTGCTATCAACAGGCTTTCACCGATAAAAAGGGTAGTTGCGAGCACTTATCAGTCCGTTTCGGGCGCGGGACAGAAGAACATCCTTGAGATGGAGAAACAGGTAATGAGACTGAGCGAAAAGGAATCACATTACGGGATCGGACAGCATACTGTCTCGCCGGATATGGTCAAGAACTTCTCTCACCAGATAGCTTATAACATCATACCCCACATAGATGTCTTCCTGGATAACTCATATACCAAGGAAGAGATGAAAATGGTCCATGAAACCAGGAAGATCATGGAAGTGCCCAATCTGCCTCTTACGGCGACCTGCGTAAGGGTTCCGGTATATTTCGCCCACTCTGAAAGCGTGAATGTCCAGACAGAGAAGAAGATCACCAGGCAAGAGGCGATAGAGTGCATAAAAGGATTTCCGGGTATAAGTGTTGTAGATGATCCTCAGAACGAAAAATACCCCATGCCGATAGATGTTGAAGGCAAGGATGATGTCTTTGTCGGAAGGATCAGAGAAGATGAATCGATCGATAACGGTCTAAATATGTGGATCGTGGCCGACAATCTTCGCAAAGGCGCCGCGCTGAACACTATCCAGATAGCCGAACTGCTCATCCGCGGGTAG
- the argJ gene encoding bifunctional glutamate N-acetyltransferase/amino-acid acetyltransferase ArgJ has product MAEHKLPKGFLANGINCGVKRKRKDLALIYSEQMCRVAAVFTNNVVKAAPVVLARQRLKKNPQVRAIVINSGNANCMTGRQGIRDAREICSRMAGLIGAEDKQVLSSSTGIIGQTMDMDPIIKGMPVLIEGLSRKGLFAAAEGIMTTDITSKVSSSKFSSGGKTVRITGIAKGAGMIDPSMATMLCYIMTDANISRQALKKALLHSNETSFNAITVDGDMSTNDTVMVLSNAEAGNPLIGTRGKDYRLFREHLEKVCRDLAQMVVRDGEGASKFIEVNVAGAKSKKDAKKVADAIAGSLLVKCAVLGGDPNWGRIASSAGSCGVKFDPDRIEIALDGVTFFKNGKAVVQVNRRSSSVFKGKNVRIDVNLHAGRGEATVYSCDISKKYITLNSFYTT; this is encoded by the coding sequence ATGGCGGAACATAAATTGCCGAAAGGGTTTCTGGCTAACGGGATCAACTGCGGAGTCAAGAGGAAGAGAAAGGACCTGGCGCTCATTTATTCGGAACAGATGTGCAGGGTAGCCGCGGTCTTTACGAACAATGTTGTCAAGGCCGCCCCGGTCGTGCTTGCCAGGCAGCGGCTTAAGAAGAACCCTCAGGTAAGGGCGATCGTCATTAACAGCGGTAATGCAAATTGCATGACCGGTCGTCAGGGCATCAGGGATGCACGTGAAATATGCAGCCGTATGGCCGGGCTTATAGGAGCAGAAGATAAACAGGTCCTTTCATCCAGCACGGGAATAATCGGCCAGACCATGGATATGGACCCGATAATAAAGGGAATGCCTGTTTTGATCGAAGGGCTCTCCAGGAAGGGGCTTTTCGCCGCGGCGGAAGGCATAATGACCACGGATATCACAAGCAAGGTCTCCTCCAGTAAATTCTCCTCAGGCGGCAAGACGGTAAGGATAACCGGAATCGCCAAGGGGGCGGGTATGATCGACCCGAGTATGGCGACCATGCTCTGCTACATAATGACCGATGCGAATATATCGCGCCAGGCGCTCAAAAAAGCTCTTCTGCACAGTAATGAGACCTCCTTCAACGCTATAACAGTTGACGGGGATATGAGCACGAATGATACCGTGATGGTCCTTTCCAACGCGGAAGCCGGCAACCCGCTTATCGGCACACGAGGGAAGGATTACAGGCTTTTCCGGGAACACCTCGAGAAGGTGTGCAGGGATCTTGCCCAGATGGTGGTTCGCGACGGTGAAGGTGCCAGTAAGTTCATCGAGGTCAATGTCGCCGGCGCAAAGAGCAAAAAGGACGCCAAGAAGGTCGCTGATGCTATTGCCGGGTCACTGCTCGTTAAATGTGCTGTTCTTGGAGGCGATCCCAACTGGGGGAGGATAGCCTCATCCGCCGGATCGTGCGGGGTTAAGTTCGATCCCGATAGGATCGAGATCGCTCTTGACGGGGTCACCTTTTTCAAAAACGGCAAAGCGGTCGTTCAAGTTAACCGCCGCTCAAGCTCGGTTTTCAAGGGCAAGAATGTGCGCATCGACGTTAATCTGCATGCGGGCAGGGGGGAAGCCACGGTCTACAGCTGTGATATATCAAAGAAATACATAACACTTAATTCGTTTTATACGACATAA
- a CDS encoding acetylornithine/succinylornithine family transaminase yields the protein MDLKEVKKLYEQYVLSTYSRQDLCLVEGEGARVRDIDGKEYLDFFPGWAVSGIGHRHPIVVRRMQDQLGRILHVSNNYYNELQPVLAKKIIDHSFPGRVFFANSGAEANEGAIKLARRYGNPERHEIITMERSFHGRTLATLTATGQDKVKKGFSPLPAGFRHVPFNDIDAFRNSVTEKTAAVMLEPVQGEGGINVAGEEYMRELAAFCKEKDILIILDEVQTCMGRTGEMFAYRHFGIEPDAMTLAKSLGGGLPIGALVVSERLKDVLPAGTHASTFGGSPIVCAAALGVFEAIEQEDLLDNTVKMGQYLVDKLNGMKEANKVIKEVRGLGLMVGVRLDIDDASVVSEKCAANGLLINCTQKNVLRIMPPITVTRDEVDLAMEKLSQALKGI from the coding sequence ATGGACCTTAAAGAGGTGAAAAAGTTATATGAGCAATATGTCCTTTCGACGTACTCGCGGCAGGACCTTTGCCTGGTAGAGGGCGAGGGAGCGCGCGTGCGGGATATAGACGGCAAGGAATACCTTGATTTCTTTCCGGGGTGGGCCGTCAGCGGTATTGGCCACAGGCACCCCATTGTCGTAAGGAGGATGCAGGATCAGCTCGGCAGGATACTGCATGTTTCGAACAATTACTATAACGAGCTTCAGCCCGTCCTGGCAAAGAAGATAATCGACCATTCTTTCCCGGGCAGAGTGTTTTTCGCCAATTCAGGGGCGGAAGCCAACGAGGGAGCGATAAAACTCGCACGCAGGTACGGTAATCCCGAAAGGCACGAAATAATAACCATGGAAAGGTCTTTCCACGGAAGGACCCTGGCTACCCTGACCGCGACCGGACAGGACAAGGTCAAAAAAGGTTTTTCGCCCCTTCCCGCAGGCTTCAGGCACGTTCCCTTCAACGATATCGATGCCTTCCGCAATTCGGTAACGGAAAAGACCGCGGCCGTCATGCTTGAACCGGTCCAGGGCGAGGGCGGCATCAATGTTGCGGGTGAGGAGTACATGCGCGAACTTGCCGCTTTCTGTAAAGAGAAGGATATTCTCATCATTCTTGATGAGGTGCAGACCTGCATGGGGCGTACGGGAGAGATGTTCGCATACAGGCATTTCGGGATAGAGCCGGACGCGATGACCCTTGCAAAGTCGCTGGGAGGGGGGCTTCCCATAGGAGCTCTGGTCGTCTCCGAGCGGCTTAAGGATGTTCTTCCCGCGGGGACTCACGCTTCGACCTTCGGAGGCAGCCCTATAGTATGCGCCGCGGCACTGGGTGTTTTCGAGGCCATCGAGCAGGAGGACCTTCTTGATAACACCGTTAAGATGGGGCAATATTTGGTGGATAAGCTCAACGGCATGAAAGAAGCCAACAAGGTGATAAAAGAGGTCAGGGGTTTGGGGCTGATGGTCGGGGTCCGGCTAGACATTGATGACGCATCCGTTGTTTCCGAGAAGTGTGCTGCAAACGGCCTTTT
- the leuD gene encoding 3-isopropylmalate dehydratase small subunit yields the protein MSMKLKGKVHKFGDDVNTDEIIPARYLNTSDPEELAKHCMEDADPDFPKKVKPGDIIVAGENFGCGSSREHAPISIKAAGVSCVIAKSFARIFYRNCINIGLPIFTSPEAAEALKKGDTAVVNVKKGEITKDKQKTVYKSEVFPKFIQKIIESGGLIEYAKKRS from the coding sequence ATCAGTATGAAACTTAAAGGAAAAGTACACAAGTTCGGGGATGACGTGAACACCGATGAGATAATCCCGGCGCGTTATCTCAATACTTCCGACCCGGAAGAGCTGGCCAAGCATTGTATGGAAGATGCCGACCCTGATTTCCCGAAAAAGGTGAAACCCGGGGATATCATCGTCGCTGGCGAGAATTTCGGTTGCGGATCCAGCAGGGAGCACGCACCCATATCGATCAAAGCCGCCGGTGTCTCCTGCGTTATCGCCAAGAGTTTCGCCAGGATCTTCTACAGGAACTGCATAAACATAGGGTTGCCGATCTTCACAAGCCCGGAGGCGGCCGAAGCTCTCAAGAAAGGTGATACTGCGGTTGTTAACGTGAAAAAGGGCGAAATAACAAAAGATAAACAGAAGACGGTCTATAAGTCCGAGGTTTTCCCAAAGTTCATACAGAAGATAATCGAAAGCGGCGGACTGATTGAATACGCGAAAAAACGTTCGTGA
- the rpsI gene encoding 30S ribosomal protein S9 translates to METLAEYVAVGRRKESVARVRLRPGNGKIKINKRDFKDYFPRETHRLVVMQPMEKTSTQDKFDIIATLDGGGISGQAGALRHGISRALVKSDENLRLTLKKEGFLTRDPRAKERKKYGQKRARKHFQFSKR, encoded by the coding sequence ATGGAAACGTTAGCTGAATATGTGGCTGTAGGACGGCGTAAGGAATCGGTGGCGCGGGTTAGACTGCGTCCCGGCAACGGAAAGATCAAGATAAACAAGAGGGATTTCAAGGATTATTTTCCGAGGGAAACGCACAGGCTTGTTGTCATGCAACCGATGGAGAAAACAAGTACCCAGGACAAATTCGATATCATAGCTACTCTTGACGGCGGGGGAATAAGCGGTCAGGCGGGAGCTCTAAGACACGGTATATCAAGAGCTCTGGTCAAAAGTGATGAAAATCTCAGGCTCACGCTGAAAAAGGAAGGGTTCCTTACACGCGATCCCAGGGCCAAGGAAAGGAAAAAATACGGCCAGAAGAGAGCCCGTAAGCATTTCCAGTTCTCAAAACGTTAA
- a CDS encoding 3-isopropylmalate dehydrogenase → MYKIAVLPGDGTGPEVVREGLKVLDAVAEKQGIKFEKIMYDLGGERYKKAKEVLPDSVLEELKTVDAIYLGAIGHPEVKPGILEKGLLLKLRFSLEQYINLRPVKLYPGVWTPLKDKGPEDIDFVVVRENNEGLYVGEGEFINKDTKDEEAIQVSRNSRKGVDRCLKYAFEYTRKRNKDKTLTLVGKTNVLTYAFDLWERAFNEMGREYPDVKTDYAHVDATCMWMVKNPEWFDVIVTDNMFGDIITDLGAMIQGGMGIAAGGNINPEGVSMFEPIGGSAPKYTGKDVINPLAAICAVSMMLDVLGEEEAADLIEKAVMDVTANKLKSLSAGKMGYSTSEVGDLVVKAL, encoded by the coding sequence ATGTACAAGATAGCTGTACTGCCAGGTGATGGCACCGGCCCGGAGGTCGTACGTGAGGGACTCAAGGTTCTGGATGCCGTGGCCGAGAAACAAGGCATAAAATTCGAAAAGATAATGTACGATCTCGGTGGGGAGCGCTATAAAAAGGCAAAGGAGGTCCTTCCCGATAGCGTACTGGAAGAACTTAAGACCGTGGATGCCATATACCTGGGAGCGATAGGCCATCCGGAGGTTAAACCCGGTATCCTGGAAAAGGGCCTTTTGCTGAAACTCAGGTTCAGTCTGGAACAGTATATAAATCTGAGGCCCGTAAAGCTCTATCCCGGGGTGTGGACCCCTCTCAAGGACAAGGGCCCGGAGGATATTGATTTTGTCGTGGTACGTGAGAATAACGAAGGTCTTTACGTGGGCGAGGGCGAGTTCATCAATAAAGATACCAAGGACGAAGAGGCCATACAGGTCTCGCGCAATAGCCGTAAAGGCGTCGACAGGTGCCTGAAATACGCTTTTGAATATACCAGGAAGCGTAATAAGGATAAAACGCTCACCCTGGTGGGCAAGACCAACGTGCTGACGTACGCTTTCGACCTCTGGGAGAGGGCATTTAACGAGATGGGCAGAGAGTATCCTGACGTCAAGACCGATTACGCCCATGTGGACGCAACCTGTATGTGGATGGTCAAGAATCCCGAATGGTTCGATGTCATCGTCACCGATAATATGTTCGGTGATATAATTACCGACCTGGGGGCCATGATCCAGGGTGGCATGGGGATAGCCGCCGGAGGTAATATAAACCCCGAAGGCGTTTCGATGTTCGAGCCCATTGGCGGGTCTGCGCCTAAATACACCGGCAAGGACGTTATAAATCCCCTGGCAGCGATATGTGCCGTTTCCATGATGCTTGATGTTCTTGGGGAGGAGGAGGCTGCAGATCTTATCGAAAAGGCCGTTATGGATGTTACGGCGAACAAGCTCAAAAGCCTTTCTGCCGGAAAGATGGGATATTCCACTTCGGAGGTTGGCGACCTCGTGGTCAAAGCGTTGTAA